One Burkholderiales bacterium genomic window, ACCAGCAACCGCAATCCTTCGAGTTGCTTGGGATTGAGGATGTCTTTGAACAATTCGTTGAAGTTGCTGAGCGTCACCAGTTTCCCTTGCGAGACGTCGCCCAGATCCGGCCGCGTCGTCAGATAGATCGGTGCCGGGAACTCGGGCAGGAAATGATCCGGCAAGTCGAAGTCGAGGTCGAAGCGAGTTAGATCCCGATCGGTCTGCTTCTTCGTTTCCTCGATGAGGAATTTGGGGAAGATCATTCCGCCCGCTTCGTGGTGGGGATGCGGCAGGGGGAAAAAGCCCGCTGGCCAGAGATCCTTGGTCTTGATGTCCTCTGGCGACATGGCGGCGAGCCTCTCCCATGTCATGTCCTTGGGCAGCTTCACGCGAACCCCCTCCTGCACGGGCTTCCCGCGGGACATCGTGACACCCGGGGCAGCGCGGTCAGCAAGCTCGTAGCGCTCCGCGAGCAACGCCTGATGGCGCTTGGCGAACTCGGGTTTCTCCTGCTGCAAGCGTTTGACCAGAGCGCTGAAGTCCTCCGCGGCGGTGGCACTGATCAGCGTGGCGCAGAGAAACAGCGCGGTGGCGGAGACGGCTGCGGACCAACGGATCCTACGTTCGGATTTCATGGTTGTCTCCTTTCGAGTTTGTGATTGTAGTCTATGCTCACGGGGTCTGAGCGGCCTAACGCCCAAGCTCAGGCGCGTCCTTGTCGCCGCGAAGCGGCGACAAGGACGTCGGCTGGGGCGCCTTGTTAGGCAGCAGGTGCAGCGGCTAGCTCTTCTTGCTTCCAAAAAGCAGGAGCACGCCGCCAATCACTATCGCCCCCACGCCAGCCCAAACTGGGACGTTGACCGTCTCCTTGTCCGTTACCGAAAGCTTGATCGGTCCCAGCGTGGCCTCATGGGTCTCCTTGGTGTAGCTGAAACTGCCATACACCAACCCCAGGACGCCGGCCACGATCAGCACGATTGCCACAATCTTGACTGCGTTCATTTCGTCTCCTCCTAGTAAAGAAACTCTTGGATCCCCACCACGGACAGCGCGCCAGGGAGTGACTATCAAAACCGGGACCGCGAGCAGCCGGACCGCTCTGCCCAGTGCCCCGCTGCATAGAACCATTCCAGGGTCGTTACAGGCGTCGACCTTGAATGACACGAATCAGAATCACCACGACCGCGATGACCAAGAGGACATGAATGAATCCACCCATGGTGTACGAGGTGACAAAACCCAGAAGCCAGAGGACAACCATGACGACTGCAATGGTCTCGAGCATTTTGCTTCTCCTTTTGCCATAACTTGGCGAATCGTAAATCTAGCGGCCCACTGCCGCCTAACGTGGAGCCAACCGGCGCGCGCCGCTTCTGCGCACGTCCGAGTTGGGCGCCGGGTTAGCCGCTGACTTATGGCACGGTGACTCGCAATGCCTCATGGCCAGCGCTTCCAATTGCGACCTGATCGCCCGATGCGAACTGCCACCCTTCAAGATGCCCCAATTCCGCCCTTGATCCTGGCGCTATCTGGATTGACAACTGCTTTCGTAGGCCAGTGGTCGGATTATGGAGCGCGATGACAACAGGAAGCTGTTTGGATGAGTAATTGGAGAAGATGCCAACCAATCCTCGACCCATCCCGGACCGCCGAAATTCGACGCGAACAGGAACAGCAGGCGGGCGCGCCTTTTCGCGCTCTAGTGCGGTTGTGGCCGATTCAGCGCGAGATTTTTCCTCAGCCAAGACCTGTTCTTTCGCTTCCATCTCGGATTTGAGTTTGGTCGACTGAGCCGCGAGCGATTGAAGCTCAGTGCGTGCGGAGTTCAGATCGGTCTTCAATTCCGCAGCGCGAGCAACCTCCTTGGCCAATTCAGCCTTTGTGGCCGCGAGTTCCGTCGTGGCTTGAAAATAAAGCGCGGCGACTATGACCAGTCCGACCGCCAGCACCCCAGTCGCGATCACCGATGCAACAAATACAGGACTCCGCGCCGGCGTAGCTGCAGATGATTCTGAACTCATGATGCGCCCCTCCCTGTGATTGTTCCTTGCAACGGCTAACTTAATGTCGACCGCCGAAAAACGGTGTCTAGATACCCTATTCTGCATCCGTCTTTGTCGTCCTTCAAGCTGATCAATCCGTTATGGGAGCATGGCACACTAAATGCCCTGACAAAACCCCGATTCGCATGCCAAAACCAGATAGGCCGTATTCGCGGCCACAAACGATAGCTAAACCCAGGCTCCTGGACCAGGTACGCGACGTGCTGCAGCGCGAGCACGTGGCAGGCTGCTTCCCCGCCGGTCCGCTCTATGCGCTGGTTAGTTGGCCCCATGGTACGGGCACGCACAATGTCGGAAACTTTCACTGTTTCCGGTTGCGACTACCGTGCATAAGTTGGCGGCGTTGCTGTCGGTTGAGTGTCTTTTCAACATCCTTGGTTAACAGATCCCTGGGGTTCCCTTGAGAAAGCTTCTCGGGAGATGTAACACGTAAAATCCTTTGTTCGTCAGGGGATCCTCCGAGCTGGCGCAGTGCCTCGAAATTGTTTGAGGAAAAGAAGTTTTGTGCGTCTGTCAATACAGTGCGGGCGCGCGACATTTCGTCATCGAAGATTCGGGACCAGCTGTCCCATTCTATAAGTTTCTGGAGCTTTAGTGTGGCGAGCGGGGCATCGAGAAACTCTTGTGCTTTTCCAAGAAGCGTTGTGTGCAAGAGTTCATGCAGGTTGTGGTCAAAAGTTCGAATGCCTTGCAATTCAGCCACCCGAACCTCCTCATATCGAAACCGCTCACGGGGAACGTTCGGATTTAGTGCGCCCAGCCTTTCAATTTCCTCGTTCGACCGCTCCCTATGTGTGGTTACGGCCACGTCGCCGCGAGACGCGCGCCGGGAGAGTTCTTTGCTAAGGGTCGGGAATATGCGCCTAAAATTCCGGCGCTGCTTACCAAGAACTTGGCTTTCGAGTTCACACCAAGTTCGTAGTTGAGGTAGTGCAGCATTGATCTTGGGCTTTTCAAGGCCGAGTCTCAGACGAAGCTCGGGCAGAAGCTTTCCCCGGGTGTAGCTCTCAACCCCATCAAGAAACCGTGTTCCGAAGTATTTCCCCCCGCATACGTGACCAATGTTTGTTTCGTCGCCGTTTTCGAGCTCCACCAGAAAACCGTCGTTGTGCCAAGTCTTACAGCTACCAATTCCACATTGCATCGGAACGTGCAGGTAGTAGGGTTTGATGATTCGCTTAAACGGGTTCCGTTCTGGAATCACGTCGTCGGTGTACCGCGGGCGAGAAGTGATATCCGCCGTTGACGTAATTCTCAACTCGTTGGCTTGTGGGGCTGGTGGATCGTCTGCCATATGTTTGCAACGCAGGTCTGCTTTAA contains:
- a CDS encoding lmo0937 family membrane protein; translation: MLETIAVVMVVLWLLGFVTSYTMGGFIHVLLVIAVVVILIRVIQGRRL